CGCGGGATCTCGCACGAGCAAAGGCATGGGTGCGTGGAAAAGTGCGCGGGACGGAGCGGGCCGGAATGCTTGCGAGCTCGAAGGCAAAGTGACTGAGAAGCGTTGGTGTTTGGGTGAACGTACAGCGGGACCCTATTGCGTGGTTTTTGAATGAGCCGGTGAATGCAGATGCTTCGTGTTTTCTCGAGGTTCCTGCCACGGAGTTTGAGGTACAGGGCCTTGAGATCGACTATGGGCTTCTCGCATGGGATGCGGACCTCCGCTATTGTGATGGAGGATTCGACTATTTTGATTGTCGCGGAGCCCGCTGGATGCACGTCAATAAGGAGGATGGGAAAAAGTATCTCAAAAACGCCTATCGTGTCTTGCTTACACGCGCCCGTCAGGGGCTTGTGATCTATATTCCAGAGGGCGATCCCGACGATCTGACGCGCCTGTCGGAATACTATGATGGTACATATGCATATTTGCGCTCTCTTAGGATTTGGGAGATATAAATACTGTCTGGGATCGCTTTTTCACAAGTCATTGAATTGACTTTTATCATTGATACTTTAATGGTATTCAACTACGATAAAAGATATGTTGCCTTGCTGCATATGTATAATTATCTCAAACTTCGCACATCAAAAACATACGTAAAACCTTGAAAATTCTGGCTCTGCAGGTGAAAAAACATCCCGCCTATGCATATGAATCCATAGTATCAGGGAGATATTATTCATAGCCTATATCATGTTCGGACGGAATCGGACGACAGTTGAAGTGTATGGCAGATACTATTTCGGAAATACAATCGTTAAAAACGAGAATAAAAGAGCTTGAGCGGGAGAATGCGTATCTCAAAGGAGTCCTTGCCAAATCAAGCATAGAATATTCGATTTCTCCCATGAACAATCCGGAAGCAAAAACTTTTGATTTGAGCCAAGGTGCGAGAATTATTCCGGTGGAAATAACGAGAAATCATGCGCGACGCTTTTTTTCATATTTCTGGGGACGTATGGATGTATACAGTAAGCGTGCTCAGAATAAAACTACGGGAAAAGCAGGGTATTATCCGCAATGTGATAATTTCTGGCGGCGTGGTATCTGTCCGAAAGCTTCTGGGATGAAAATTAAATGTAAGAATTGTGACTACAGAAGATGGACGACACTTGAAGGAATACAAATCGAAAACCATTTAAAAGGGTTAAAAGAAGATTCTTCCGATGTTATAGGAATATATCCGTTATTTCCCGATGGCTCCTGTCGTTTTCTTGTGTTTGATTTTGATAATCATGATAAAGGGGCTTATGAACTCGATTTTGCGAATACCGAAGAAAGCTGGATTAACGAAGTAAACGCGCTTCGGGAAATCTGTAAAGTAAATCATATCCCCGCCTTAGTTGAACGTTCTCGGTCCGGGAAAGGGGCTCATGTCTGGATTTTCTTTGAAACACCGGTTTCGGCTGCTCTTGCGCGGAAATTCGGATTCGCGCTGCTCGAAAAAGGCGCCGAATCAGTGAATATGACATCTTTTCGCTTCTATGACAGAATGATTCCGGCGCAGGATTGTCTTGTCGATGGAGAGCTTGGAAATCTGATTGCGCTACCGCTCCAGGGAATGGCTTTGCGGGAAGGTAACAGTGCATTTATTGATGAAAATTGGAATGTGTATCCTGATCAGTGGAAGGCACTAATTTCAACTTCAAAAATCTCCGAAAAAGAAATGGAAAATCTGCTGCATCAATGGAATACTATTGAGTCTGAGAACGATTCAAATCCATTTACGGTTTCTGACGGAACAAAGCCGTGGGAAAGGAAAAGTGCGTTTAACAGAGCAGATGTAACAGGACAATTGAATATTACGCTATCCAACATGATCTATATCGAGTCTGCAAATATAAAGCCGCGTCTTCAAAATCAACTGAGACGAATGGCCGCATTTTTGAATCCGATGTTTTTCAGAAACAATGCCTTCGGATTATCAAATTATGAAAATTCGAGATATATCTATCTTGGTGCGGATGATAGTGGTTATATTTGCATGCCGAGTGGATTGCTGGATCAGATTTTTGAAAAATGCGATAATACCGGAATACCGTATACTTTTTCGGATGAGCGTTGTGAAGGCGATCCGTTAAAGGTCACCTTCATTGGAGAGCTTCGAGAAAGGCAGATTATAGCTGTAGATAAACTACTGCAATACGAATGCGGTATTCTGAGTGCGGCCACTGCGTTTGGTAAAACCGTAGTCTGCAGTAATCTGATTGCGCAGAAAAAGGTGAACACTTTAGTTCTGCTTGAGTCATCCGCGTTGATTGAACAATGGGAAAAAGCTCTTTCAACATTCCTGAAAATTGATGAGGAATTGCCGGAATACAAGACGAAATCCGGCCGTATAAAAACACGAAAAAGTCTTGTCGGGGTTATTCGCGGAGCAAAAGATACCTCTACCGGAATCATTGATATTGCAATGGCCGGTTCGCTTTTCAAAAAAGATGAACCACATTCTCGCTTGAAAGAATATGGTATGATCCTCGTTGATGAGTGTCATCACAGCGCATCGGAAACGGTCAGTAGAGTATTGAAAGAAGTATCCACCAAGTATGTTTACGGTGTTACGGCAACACCGTTTCGGGGCGACGGCCTTGAAAGAATTAATGAAATGCTGCTTGGTCCGGTACGTTTTCAATATACTGCCAGGGAGAAAGCAGAGGAGCAGGGAATCGATCATCTGATTGTGCCTCGTTTTACAAGGACAGTCAGCCCACATGGACGCGATAAACTTCATATTAATGAGGCATATGCAATTATCCGCAATAATGAAATGCGAAATGAGCAGATTGTTGGCGATATTAAACAATGTATTGATGCAGGTAGGACTCCGGTAGTTCTTACCAGATTCACAGACCACGCCGATATTCTTTATGAATCTGTAAAAGATTGTGCAGAAAATGTATTTCTTCTTACCGGAAATAAATCCAAAAAGGAGCAACGAGAGCTTCGCATACAAATGGATTCGGTTCCCCACACAGAATCGCTGATTCTTATTGCGACCGGGCAGCTGATCGGTGAAGGATTTGATTATCCCCGGCTTGATACTTTGATTATGGCGGATCCTGTTGCATGGAAGGGGATTGTCGAACAGTATGCCGGACGCTTGAATCGGGACTTCGAAGGCAAGAAGAATGTCATGATTTATGATTACATTGATGCAAACATTCCCATATTTGATAATATGTATGCCAAACGCATGCGTGCCTATAAACGCATTGGCTATAGGTTATGCGATGAAAAAACAGGCGAAAAGCAGACAGCAAATGCAATATTCGATTCGGACACATATGGAGAAGTATATGAGCAAGATCTGATTGAGGCAAAGGAGGATATTGTAATCTCAAGCCCTACACTTGGAAGAAACAAAGTTATGCGTATGTTGAAACTGCTTAAGGATCGGCAGGAATACGGTGTGAAGATAACTATTGTGACATGGCATCCGGATGCGTATCTTTTCGGACGTCAAGAACATCGAATTGAACTGATGGAAGCCCTTCATAATGCAGGATTTAATATTGAGCTCGTGGAAGATAATTGTGAGCGTTATGCTGTTATTGACAATGAAATCGTATGGTATGGCAGCATGAATCTTTTATCAAAAGAAGATGTCGAAGATAATATTATGAGAGTGGTCAGCAAATGTATAGCATCTGAATTGCTGGAAATTACTTTTGAAAAGGGGAATAGTTTAAAAAAATACGGGAACTGCTGATACATTCTTTTGATCGGCATCTCTCCACTGAAAGGATATAATAGAGGAAGAAGCAACACGACGAGGGGAGCAACAAGATGGTGCAACAAACATTTACCGACATGGAATATGCAAATCGTACAAGAACAATGCGGAGAGAAGTCTTTCTATATGCCATGGCATTCATTGCACCGTTCTGCGCCCCCAAAGAGCGTGGCGGGAGATTGATTTCGCCGGAAACCACACTGCGCATGTACCTCAGACAAAACATGTTTGGACGTTCAAGTGAGGGAAAACATCGCCGGTCGGACAGTAAATGAAAGAAGCGTCATGTCTGTCTTGAGACTGTTTCACGCTACATTC
This portion of the Selenomonas sp. TAMA-11512 genome encodes:
- a CDS encoding DEAD/DEAH box helicase family protein, encoding MADTISEIQSLKTRIKELERENAYLKGVLAKSSIEYSISPMNNPEAKTFDLSQGARIIPVEITRNHARRFFSYFWGRMDVYSKRAQNKTTGKAGYYPQCDNFWRRGICPKASGMKIKCKNCDYRRWTTLEGIQIENHLKGLKEDSSDVIGIYPLFPDGSCRFLVFDFDNHDKGAYELDFANTEESWINEVNALREICKVNHIPALVERSRSGKGAHVWIFFETPVSAALARKFGFALLEKGAESVNMTSFRFYDRMIPAQDCLVDGELGNLIALPLQGMALREGNSAFIDENWNVYPDQWKALISTSKISEKEMENLLHQWNTIESENDSNPFTVSDGTKPWERKSAFNRADVTGQLNITLSNMIYIESANIKPRLQNQLRRMAAFLNPMFFRNNAFGLSNYENSRYIYLGADDSGYICMPSGLLDQIFEKCDNTGIPYTFSDERCEGDPLKVTFIGELRERQIIAVDKLLQYECGILSAATAFGKTVVCSNLIAQKKVNTLVLLESSALIEQWEKALSTFLKIDEELPEYKTKSGRIKTRKSLVGVIRGAKDTSTGIIDIAMAGSLFKKDEPHSRLKEYGMILVDECHHSASETVSRVLKEVSTKYVYGVTATPFRGDGLERINEMLLGPVRFQYTAREKAEEQGIDHLIVPRFTRTVSPHGRDKLHINEAYAIIRNNEMRNEQIVGDIKQCIDAGRTPVVLTRFTDHADILYESVKDCAENVFLLTGNKSKKEQRELRIQMDSVPHTESLILIATGQLIGEGFDYPRLDTLIMADPVAWKGIVEQYAGRLNRDFEGKKNVMIYDYIDANIPIFDNMYAKRMRAYKRIGYRLCDEKTGEKQTANAIFDSDTYGEVYEQDLIEAKEDIVISSPTLGRNKVMRMLKLLKDRQEYGVKITIVTWHPDAYLFGRQEHRIELMEALHNAGFNIELVEDNCERYAVIDNEIVWYGSMNLLSKEDVEDNIMRVVSKCIASELLEITFEKGNSLKKYGNC